A region from the Panicum hallii strain FIL2 chromosome 1, PHallii_v3.1, whole genome shotgun sequence genome encodes:
- the LOC112893046 gene encoding uncharacterized protein LOC112893046 isoform X1, with protein MPCHHKMPPGCGKVGVKNLKRTQLSEPPPLHPYELKRLMQCMQNNARLQELGIYALSRELEEASSISHKKNKPSHKNTENSESEYDPSSQDDTDDDDNAKGSKQRNIKTACKSVGAINLRSKRVLAELECTRNTRSKKHTAQADATLAPSVNIDGHNQATFGAGGPAHLDENTLIADEGHVVAPLGGQNYACNEDNGHVQADGNMTNADEVDDDNNQMLNEDVQLGENDRWERGANMGHGLYRINRALRGKLQVVIPEGKIRPMAPLVAAKFATECSIAVRNHVPVLKHWKEYKKKQDLFKVFTGRLSAKFDINTSDASVQNGCNQMMKNAVRQQQHRLKKKYFNPFPLHLVPKTSPIRSMTDQEWNELVEYWKTPKGMEISQKNKENRTHVIYHQTTGSRSYQVHVENLGDKYNDQEPDALDLFKECHYSKKKKCYSSNVQQAITQMENKLSTPAECEEQMSVTKVVADVLAENTRKNLFLQNVGIQNSCPRSSVRNIAAQLEAEKRANTDLRYVVNTQSEQLDLLSKQMQEREELRVREQGEMKKRQAEMEADMKKLQLLLSKIQPS; from the exons ATGCCATGTCATCACAAGATGCCTCCTGGTTGTGGGAAGGTTGGAGTAAAAAATCTGAAAAGAACTCAGCTATCGG AACCACCACCATTGCATCCCTATGAACTGAAGCGCCTGATGCAATGCATGCAGAACAATGCAAGGCTACAAGAGCTAGGAATTTATGCTTTAAGTCGTGAGCTTGAGGAAGCAAGTTCCATTTCTCATAAGAAGAATAAGCCAAGTCataaaaatactgaaaactcTGAATCTGAGTATGATCCTTCGTCACAAGATGACACTGACGATGATGACAATGCTAAG GGCTCCAAGCAACGTAACATTAAAACTGCCTGCAAGTCTGTTGGTGCAATCAACCTTCGCTCTAAGCGAGTTCTTGCAGAGCTAGAATGTACCAGAAATACAAGGTCAAAAAAACACACTGCCCAAGCGGATGCAACTCTTGCACCAAGTGTCAACATTGATGGCCACAACCAGGCTACATTTGGAG CTGGTGGCCCTGCGCACTTGGATGAGAACACCCTCATCGCCGATGAAGGTCATGTTGTTGCTCCTCTTGGTGGGCAGAACTATGCATGCAATGAAG ATAATGGGCATGTCCAAGCTGATGGCAACATGACAAATGCAGATGAAGTTGATGATGACAACAACCAGATGCTCAATGAAG ATGTACAACTAGGTGAAAATGATCGATGGGAAAGGGGAGCCAATATGGGACATGGTCTCTACAGGATTAATCGAGCTTTGCGTGGAAAGTTGCAAGTTGTCATTCCTGAAGGGAAGATAAGGCCCATGGCACCACTTGTTGCTGCTAAGTTTGCAACTGAATGCAGCATTGCAGTTAGAAATCATGTGCCGGTGTTGAAGCATTGGAAGGAATACAAGAAAAAACAGGACCTATTTAAAGTATTTACAGGAAGACTTAGT GCAAAGTTTGACATCAACACGAGTGACGCTTCAGTTCAAAATGGTTGTAACCAAATGATGAAGAATGCAGTTCGGCAACAACAACATCGGCTCAAGAAAAAGTACTTTAATCCTTTTCCACTACATTTGGTGCCAAAAACATCTCCAATCAGATCGATGACTGATCAAGAGTGGAATGAACTTGTGGAATATTGGAAAACTCCAAAAGGGATG GAGATATCTCAAAAGAACAAAGAGAATCGAACCCATGTTATATACCATCAAACAACCGGCTCTCGTAGTTACCAAGTTCATGTGGAAAATTTG GGAGATAAATACAATGACCAAGAACCTGATGCATTGGATTTGTTTAAAGAGTGCCACTATAGCAAGAAAAAGAAATGCTACTCGTCTAATGTGCAGCAAGCTATA ACTCAAATGGAAAACAAGTTGTCTACACCAGCAGAATGTGAAGAACAAATGTCTGTGACAAAAGTTGTAGCAGATGTTCTCGCTGAGAATACAAGGAAGAATCTGTTCCTTCAAAATGTGGGGATACAAAATTCTTGTCCTAGGTCTAGTGTAAGAAATATTGCAGCACAACTTGAAGCAGAGAAGAGGGCAAATACAGACCTTCGATATGTTGTCAACACCCAAAGTGAGCAACTTGATCTGTTGTCAAAACAAATGCAGGAAAGAGAAGAGTTAAGGGTTAGGGAGCAAGGGGAGATGAAGAAGAGGCAAGCTGAGATGGAAGCGGACATGAAGAAGCTTCAACTTTTGTTAAGTAAAATTCAACCAAGTTAG
- the LOC112893046 gene encoding uncharacterized protein LOC112893046 isoform X2: protein MPPGCGKVGVKNLKRTQLSEPPPLHPYELKRLMQCMQNNARLQELGIYALSRELEEASSISHKKNKPSHKNTENSESEYDPSSQDDTDDDDNAKGSKQRNIKTACKSVGAINLRSKRVLAELECTRNTRSKKHTAQADATLAPSVNIDGHNQATFGAGGPAHLDENTLIADEGHVVAPLGGQNYACNEDNGHVQADGNMTNADEVDDDNNQMLNEDVQLGENDRWERGANMGHGLYRINRALRGKLQVVIPEGKIRPMAPLVAAKFATECSIAVRNHVPVLKHWKEYKKKQDLFKVFTGRLSAKFDINTSDASVQNGCNQMMKNAVRQQQHRLKKKYFNPFPLHLVPKTSPIRSMTDQEWNELVEYWKTPKGMEISQKNKENRTHVIYHQTTGSRSYQVHVENLGDKYNDQEPDALDLFKECHYSKKKKCYSSNVQQAITQMENKLSTPAECEEQMSVTKVVADVLAENTRKNLFLQNVGIQNSCPRSSVRNIAAQLEAEKRANTDLRYVVNTQSEQLDLLSKQMQEREELRVREQGEMKKRQAEMEADMKKLQLLLSKIQPS, encoded by the exons ATGCCTCCTGGTTGTGGGAAGGTTGGAGTAAAAAATCTGAAAAGAACTCAGCTATCGG AACCACCACCATTGCATCCCTATGAACTGAAGCGCCTGATGCAATGCATGCAGAACAATGCAAGGCTACAAGAGCTAGGAATTTATGCTTTAAGTCGTGAGCTTGAGGAAGCAAGTTCCATTTCTCATAAGAAGAATAAGCCAAGTCataaaaatactgaaaactcTGAATCTGAGTATGATCCTTCGTCACAAGATGACACTGACGATGATGACAATGCTAAG GGCTCCAAGCAACGTAACATTAAAACTGCCTGCAAGTCTGTTGGTGCAATCAACCTTCGCTCTAAGCGAGTTCTTGCAGAGCTAGAATGTACCAGAAATACAAGGTCAAAAAAACACACTGCCCAAGCGGATGCAACTCTTGCACCAAGTGTCAACATTGATGGCCACAACCAGGCTACATTTGGAG CTGGTGGCCCTGCGCACTTGGATGAGAACACCCTCATCGCCGATGAAGGTCATGTTGTTGCTCCTCTTGGTGGGCAGAACTATGCATGCAATGAAG ATAATGGGCATGTCCAAGCTGATGGCAACATGACAAATGCAGATGAAGTTGATGATGACAACAACCAGATGCTCAATGAAG ATGTACAACTAGGTGAAAATGATCGATGGGAAAGGGGAGCCAATATGGGACATGGTCTCTACAGGATTAATCGAGCTTTGCGTGGAAAGTTGCAAGTTGTCATTCCTGAAGGGAAGATAAGGCCCATGGCACCACTTGTTGCTGCTAAGTTTGCAACTGAATGCAGCATTGCAGTTAGAAATCATGTGCCGGTGTTGAAGCATTGGAAGGAATACAAGAAAAAACAGGACCTATTTAAAGTATTTACAGGAAGACTTAGT GCAAAGTTTGACATCAACACGAGTGACGCTTCAGTTCAAAATGGTTGTAACCAAATGATGAAGAATGCAGTTCGGCAACAACAACATCGGCTCAAGAAAAAGTACTTTAATCCTTTTCCACTACATTTGGTGCCAAAAACATCTCCAATCAGATCGATGACTGATCAAGAGTGGAATGAACTTGTGGAATATTGGAAAACTCCAAAAGGGATG GAGATATCTCAAAAGAACAAAGAGAATCGAACCCATGTTATATACCATCAAACAACCGGCTCTCGTAGTTACCAAGTTCATGTGGAAAATTTG GGAGATAAATACAATGACCAAGAACCTGATGCATTGGATTTGTTTAAAGAGTGCCACTATAGCAAGAAAAAGAAATGCTACTCGTCTAATGTGCAGCAAGCTATA ACTCAAATGGAAAACAAGTTGTCTACACCAGCAGAATGTGAAGAACAAATGTCTGTGACAAAAGTTGTAGCAGATGTTCTCGCTGAGAATACAAGGAAGAATCTGTTCCTTCAAAATGTGGGGATACAAAATTCTTGTCCTAGGTCTAGTGTAAGAAATATTGCAGCACAACTTGAAGCAGAGAAGAGGGCAAATACAGACCTTCGATATGTTGTCAACACCCAAAGTGAGCAACTTGATCTGTTGTCAAAACAAATGCAGGAAAGAGAAGAGTTAAGGGTTAGGGAGCAAGGGGAGATGAAGAAGAGGCAAGCTGAGATGGAAGCGGACATGAAGAAGCTTCAACTTTTGTTAAGTAAAATTCAACCAAGTTAG
- the LOC112873307 gene encoding uncharacterized protein LOC112873307, whose product MVWYILNNCSQFEKYMRMFIEELEGAGTPDIERTLRQGFQTWFRNHILRLWNMNQEEVDDDLFSLACGPDLRVRKYSSCIVNGVRFNTLDRDKHRKTQNSGVMTRGTHNGKEINFFGTLREIIQLEYNFYERSVVLFKCDWFKLDGKRTALKDDGFFKSINLGSLWYKNDSFILATQARKVFYLPDTKFGKNCC is encoded by the exons ATGGTGTGGTATATTCTAAATAACTGTAGTCAGTTTGAGAAATATATGAG AATGTTTATAGAAGAATTAGAGGGAGCAGGGACACCTGACATTGAAAGAACATTGCGGCAAGGATTTCAGACTTGGTTCAGGAACCAT ATCCTAAGGTTGTGGAATATGAATCAAGAAGAGGTTGATGATGATCTATTTTCATTGGCTTGTGGTCCTGATTTAAGAGTTAGAAAATACTCCTCATGCATAGTGAATGGTGTGCGGTTTAACACCCTTGACCGTGACAAGCATCGAAAGACACAAAATAGTGGAGTCATGACAAGAGGTACACATAACGGCAAAGAAATTAATTTTTTTGGAACCTTAAGGGAGATTATTCAGTTAGAATATAACTTTTATGAGAGATCAGTAGTTTTGTTTAAATGTGATTGGTTTAAATTGGATGGGAAGAGGACTGCACTTAAGGATGATGGTTTTTTTAAAAGCATCAATCTTGGAAGTCTATGGTACAAGAATGATTCGTTTATTTTGGCCACTCAAGCAAGGAAGGTCTTCTATTTACCGGACACAAAGTTCGGTAAAAACTG CTGCTGA